GCAATGATGAGCGCGCGTGCGTACATACCCCGCCCCAACCCCCGGCGGCGGTCCTACGATAACAGCGTTTCTATAAGGGACCACGCGGTCCGGATTGATCCCGATCAACCGCGCGCGTAAGTCTCCCCACGCTTTCTCAGGGCAGCACCGCGTCGATGACGCGCTTCGCGTTGCCGCCAATGATTTTGGCGGCGTCGTCCGCGGACAGGCCGCGTTCGAGCAGCACCTGCGTCAGGTTTGGCAGGTCGGATATGTCGGCAAGGCCCTTGGGCATCGTCCACAGCCAGCCGTCCATGTCGCTGCCGTACGCCGCGTGGTCGGCGCCCGCGACCTTCACGACGTGCAGGATGTGGTCGGCGATGCGATCGAGCCCCGCCAGATGATTTCCCGTCGCGAAACCCGGCGAAAACATGATGCCGACGATGCCGCCCGTTTTCGCGACCGCCTCGATCTGCTCGTCGTCGATGTTGCGCCAGTGTTTGTGCACGCCCGAGACGCACGTGTGCGACACCATCACCGGCCGGTGAAGCACGCGGCTCATCTCGGCGGCGTCCATGAAGCCCTTTTTGTTGACATGCGCGAGATCCAGCACGATGCCCATGTCGTGGATTTTTTGCACGAGCTTTTGCCCGAACGGCGTCAGCCCTCGATCGCGACCCTTGCGCGAGCCCAAGCCCATCGCGCACGAGCACGCCGCGTTTGATGAAAAATGCGCGAGCGTGAAATAGCGCATGCCGAGCGCGTACGCCTCATCCACGAGGTCGAGCCGCTCGCCGATCGCATGCGCGCCCTCGAGGCCGGGAAAAGCACCGACGCGTCCGCCGGCGATGCCGCCGGCGAGATCCTTGCGCGTGCGTATGATGTAGATGACATCGTCCCACTCCTCGCACACGCGGTTCAGATACAGGAGCTGCCGGCGGATCGGCTTCCACAGCGTCTCGGCGCTGCCCCAGGCGCGCGTCACCAGGCCAAGCCCCCAGATATCGACGCACGCATCGTTCACGCGCGGAATGTCCGCCTGAAAAAAGAAGGGCGAGCGCGGCACGCGGTTGCGGTGGCGGCGCGTCATGTCATAGCCGACAAGTTCGTGCGAAAGCAGTGTGTCGACGTGCAGGTCGGCGACGACGCCGGACTTGTGCAGGCGAGCGGCCTGCGCCTGGGGCGTCAATCGGCTCGTTTCGTCAATGATGGTCGCGGTTGCCATAAAAATAACTCCTTAATAAAAAAACAAAACATCGGCTCCCATTTTCTTCGGCGTACGCTCCCGGTGATATCGCACGGCTCACAGACATTCCTTGCCTTTTTGACACGCCAGAAGGTCCGGCGGCGTCAAAATGGGCGTTTTTGGAGTCATGCCCGTGGGGATCGTCACAACAACGGCGACGCCTGTTGCCGTCGAAGGCCGTGGCGGATTCTGACCGGCAACACGCGGACAAATCAATGCCGGCCGGTCGGGCGCGAACGGCGCGCCGTTGTTTGCGCCGCGCCTGGCGTGGCAAGATGCGCGCTTCGCGGATTTCCGCGGTTATTGGAGCTTTCGCCATGAATTTTTTTCGCCGACGATTTGCCGTTTTCCTCGCGGCGGCATTTTGCGGACTCGGATTCGCGTGCATGGGGCACGACGCCACGCCGATTTCCGACGACGAGCTTGGCGCCGGCAATCACCGCGTGTCCTACCGCCACGACGGACAAACGCGCGAGATGATCGTTCACGTCCCCGCAATTCGGGAGAGCCGCGCGCCGCTCCTGATCGCGCTGCACGGCGGAGGGCAGAACGCCGCGCAGATGCAGCGCTACGCGAACCTCGACGCGCTCGCCGACCTCGCCGGGTTCGTCGTCGCCTATCCCGAAGGCACCCGGGCGATGGTCGCCGGCGACATGCGCGTGTGGAACGCCGGTTTTTGCTGCGGGCGCGCGGATTCGGAGAACGTGGACGACGTCGGCGCGATGCGCACCATCGCCGGCAAACTCGTATCCGCCGCGAACATCGACAAGTCGCGCGTGTACGTCACGGGCATCTCCAACGGCGGCATGATGGCCTACAAGATCGCGTGTGACGCGGCGGATCTCGTCGCGGCGATCGCGCCTGTGGCGGGGTCGATCCCGCGAAGTTGCCAACCCTCCGAACCGGTCTCCGTCATCGCGTTCCACGGGACGGCGGACGAAAATGTGCCGTACGGGGGCGGCGTGGGCGACGACTCCCTCACGGGCGTCGAAAACGAATCCGTCGACGAGGCGATGAGCCTGTGGCGCGAAGCGGACGGCTGCGACGGCGCCGCCGAAACGCGCACGATCGGGAACGTGGAGCTTAGCCGCTGGAGCTGCCAGGACGGCCACGAGGTCGCGCGCTACAAGATCCTGGGCGGCGGCCACACCTGGCCGGGCGCGAACGCCGCGAACTGGGGGTCGTTCATCGACACCCCAAACGCCGGCCCAAACGCGGTGATGTGGGAGCATCTGTCCGGTCACCATCGTTGAGACGCCGCGCGGCGGGTCGCCAAAAAGCGCCGCCCACCCTTGAGTTTCTTTAGAAATTCGCGATGATTCGCCGTCCCCCATCGCCGGTACGACGGAGCCGACGCGACCGGCGCGATTGACGAGACATGCCAAAACACTCGCGCGCCTCGACGACGCTCTTCAAACGGATCGACCACTATGTGGGATTGCCGATCTGCGTCGCGTTGTCTCT
Above is a genomic segment from bacterium containing:
- a CDS encoding dipeptidase, with the translated sequence MATATIIDETSRLTPQAQAARLHKSGVVADLHVDTLLSHELVGYDMTRRHRNRVPRSPFFFQADIPRVNDACVDIWGLGLVTRAWGSAETLWKPIRRQLLYLNRVCEEWDDVIYIIRTRKDLAGGIAGGRVGAFPGLEGAHAIGERLDLVDEAYALGMRYFTLAHFSSNAACSCAMGLGSRKGRDRGLTPFGQKLVQKIHDMGIVLDLAHVNKKGFMDAAEMSRVLHRPVMVSHTCVSGVHKHWRNIDDEQIEAVAKTGGIVGIMFSPGFATGNHLAGLDRIADHILHVVKVAGADHAAYGSDMDGWLWTMPKGLADISDLPNLTQVLLERGLSADDAAKIIGGNAKRVIDAVLP
- a CDS encoding polyhydroxybutyrate depolymerase, which gives rise to MNFFRRRFAVFLAAAFCGLGFACMGHDATPISDDELGAGNHRVSYRHDGQTREMIVHVPAIRESRAPLLIALHGGGQNAAQMQRYANLDALADLAGFVVAYPEGTRAMVAGDMRVWNAGFCCGRADSENVDDVGAMRTIAGKLVSAANIDKSRVYVTGISNGGMMAYKIACDAADLVAAIAPVAGSIPRSCQPSEPVSVIAFHGTADENVPYGGGVGDDSLTGVENESVDEAMSLWREADGCDGAAETRTIGNVELSRWSCQDGHEVARYKILGGGHTWPGANAANWGSFIDTPNAGPNAVMWEHLSGHHR